One region of Hoeflea sp. 108 genomic DNA includes:
- a CDS encoding GGDEF domain-containing protein encodes MKRVFFRTGLVTVLAVLGSLALVLTLVPMLGGKIDDLTYTLTLVCPVVIAFPMAFYTFWQGMKLEVAHQDLTRAHAQLAAAHRRLSEKASRDEMTGMLNRENFFAALDGSRRKSDRGALLIIDADHFKQINDSFGHLTGDQALLEIAAAITRGVRSGDILGRIGGEEFGAFLIGATPEEAKLVAERVRKEVEQLRFQPSVERAVPLTVSIGGTTCAVDANVSELMRAADKRLYEAKRRGRNLTIIDKEMPEAA; translated from the coding sequence TTGAAGCGAGTCTTTTTCCGTACAGGTCTAGTCACGGTTCTGGCCGTCCTCGGGTCGTTGGCGCTCGTCCTCACCTTGGTGCCGATGCTCGGCGGCAAGATCGACGATCTGACCTACACCCTGACCCTGGTCTGCCCGGTGGTGATCGCCTTTCCGATGGCCTTTTATACCTTCTGGCAGGGCATGAAGCTCGAGGTGGCGCACCAGGACCTGACCCGCGCCCACGCCCAGCTCGCCGCCGCCCACAGGCGTCTGTCGGAGAAGGCGAGCCGCGACGAGATGACCGGCATGCTCAACCGCGAGAACTTCTTTGCCGCTCTCGACGGTTCGCGTCGCAAATCCGACCGCGGCGCCTTGCTGATCATCGACGCCGATCATTTCAAGCAGATCAACGACAGTTTCGGCCATCTCACCGGCGACCAGGCGCTGCTGGAGATCGCAGCCGCCATCACGCGCGGCGTCCGTAGCGGCGACATTCTCGGCCGCATCGGCGGCGAGGAGTTCGGCGCCTTCCTGATCGGCGCAACGCCTGAGGAAGCCAAGCTGGTCGCCGAGCGCGTCCGCAAGGAAGTCGAGCAGCTGCGCTTCCAGCCCAGCGTCGAGCGCGCGGTGCCGCTTACCGTCAGCATTGGCGGCACCACCTGTGCTGTCGACGCCAATGTCTCCGAACTGATGCGGGCGGCCGACAAGCGGCTCTACGAAGCCAAGCGCCGTGGCCGCAACCTGACGATCATCGACAAGGAAATGCCCGAGGCGGCGTGA